The Streptomonospora litoralis genome window below encodes:
- the hutI gene encoding imidazolonepropionase: MTVRLLTNIGRLWTGTDLLSNAAMLVHHDRIAWVGAAADLPQSLPGVIEDIVDVDEVDNIGGGLVTPGLIDAHCHPVYAGNRYAEVAMRASGASKSEITGAGGGVASTVTVTRGTDPWTLCNAVRERLRHWVLSGCTTVEAKTGYHLTRDGELADVRLLRALEEEPGMPRLQATFFAAHAVPPEYFGRPRDYVGAVASWLSDAAQAGADGVDVYCDNHQFTTEDAARLLSAGRGVGLTTHMHACAKPRHGAVRMGADMQCSSVDLLHETDEDDVLALAKTSTPVVVCPTTSLHERRTPPVRSLLDHGVPVGLGTDHNPGQSGTMSLPLAISMAVSMFNMSVLEALRAATVGGSYALGLSDRGVLAPGQYADIVQWDADHEGAFAWSYGLNTIRVWRGGETIR, translated from the coding sequence ATGACAGTACGACTGCTGACCAACATCGGGCGGCTGTGGACCGGCACCGATCTGCTCAGTAACGCGGCCATGCTCGTCCACCACGACCGCATCGCCTGGGTCGGAGCCGCGGCCGACCTCCCGCAGAGCCTGCCCGGCGTCATCGAGGACATCGTCGACGTCGACGAGGTCGACAACATCGGCGGCGGTCTGGTCACCCCCGGGCTGATCGACGCCCACTGCCACCCGGTCTACGCCGGCAACCGCTACGCCGAGGTCGCCATGCGGGCCAGCGGCGCGTCCAAGTCCGAGATCACAGGCGCGGGCGGAGGCGTGGCCTCGACGGTCACCGTGACCCGCGGCACCGATCCGTGGACACTGTGCAACGCGGTGCGCGAGCGGTTGCGGCACTGGGTGCTTTCGGGCTGCACCACCGTCGAGGCGAAGACCGGCTATCACCTCACCCGAGACGGCGAGCTCGCCGACGTGCGGCTGCTGCGGGCCCTGGAGGAGGAGCCGGGCATGCCGCGCCTGCAGGCGACCTTCTTCGCCGCCCACGCCGTGCCGCCGGAGTACTTCGGCCGCCCCCGCGACTACGTCGGCGCGGTGGCCTCCTGGCTGAGCGACGCCGCCCAGGCCGGTGCCGACGGGGTCGACGTGTACTGCGACAACCACCAGTTCACCACCGAAGACGCAGCCCGCCTGCTGTCGGCGGGGCGCGGGGTGGGGCTGACCACCCACATGCACGCCTGCGCCAAACCCCGCCACGGCGCGGTGCGCATGGGCGCCGACATGCAGTGCTCCTCCGTCGACCTGCTGCACGAGACCGACGAGGACGACGTCCTCGCGCTGGCCAAGACCTCCACGCCGGTGGTCGTCTGCCCCACCACCTCGCTGCACGAACGCCGCACACCGCCGGTGCGGTCGCTGCTGGACCACGGGGTTCCGGTCGGCCTGGGCACCGACCACAACCCCGGCCAGTCGGGCACCATGTCGCTGCCGCTGGCGATCTCCATGGCCGTTTCCATGTTCAACATGAGCGTCCTGGAGGCTCTTCGCGCCGCCACTGTCGGCGGCTCCTACGCGCTGGGACTGAGTGACCGCGGCGTCCTGGCGCCGGGGCAGTACGCCGACATCGTCCAGTGGGACGCCGACCACGAAGGCGCTTTCGCCTGGTCCTACGGCCTCAACACCATCCGCGTCTGGCGCGGCGGCGAGACGATCCGCTAG
- a CDS encoding helix-hairpin-helix domain-containing protein produces the protein MERLLPGLADQPRLGRAGLRALIGVCVLAALATGWFLLQARPEPEPPPTLQAQASPVPAAAGADPAPSPRTAAASPAPDVTVHVGGDVRSPGLVTLPAGSRVADAVEEAGGLTRDAEPGTLNLARPLVDGEQVLVGAPAPAPPAAGPAPGGAPGPAGAPGTPIDLNTATVGQLQELPGVGPVLAERIAAHRTENGGFSAVEQLRDVSGIGEQRYADIAELVHVAGTPGRA, from the coding sequence GTGGAGCGCCTGCTTCCCGGACTCGCCGACCAGCCGCGGCTGGGCCGCGCCGGCTTGCGGGCGCTCATCGGGGTGTGCGTGTTGGCAGCCCTCGCCACCGGCTGGTTCCTGCTCCAGGCCCGTCCCGAACCCGAGCCCCCGCCGACCCTGCAGGCGCAGGCTTCACCCGTGCCTGCGGCCGCGGGTGCCGATCCCGCACCGTCCCCACGTACGGCGGCCGCCAGCCCGGCTCCCGATGTCACCGTGCACGTCGGCGGGGACGTCCGGAGTCCCGGGCTCGTCACGCTCCCCGCCGGCTCGCGCGTCGCCGACGCCGTCGAGGAGGCGGGTGGCCTGACCCGCGACGCCGAACCGGGCACCCTCAACCTCGCACGTCCCCTCGTCGACGGCGAACAGGTCCTTGTCGGGGCACCCGCCCCGGCGCCGCCCGCAGCGGGCCCCGCTCCCGGCGGAGCCCCCGGCCCCGCCGGGGCGCCCGGCACCCCCATCGACCTGAACACCGCCACCGTCGGCCAACTCCAGGAACTGCCCGGCGTGGGCCCCGTGCTGGCCGAACGCATCGCCGCCCACCGCACCGAGAACGGCGGTTTCTCCGCCGTCGAGCAGTTGCGCGACGTCAGCGGAATCGGTGAGCAGCGGTACGCCGACATCGCCGAACTCGTCCATGTGGCCGGGACGCCCGGGAGGGCGTAG
- a CDS encoding glycoside hydrolase family 18 protein, with the protein MKWFLQRVLAAVAAVLVVALGAALLVRLQYTGEPASWAVSNQTNALWMGHAWVDGRYGERELAELKPRITEGGISDVYVHVGPLDYDGRLDPAKHPELEGFLRMFRRELPDVRVSAWVGQRVEEGELDLGDEATRTRVIEAAAGLVDAGFDGVHYNFEPVPNNDPGLLALLESTREELGEEVLLSSAVPTVEPLGGLAFTLGLLASKDPFWSSGYLGRVAEHLDQVAVMSYDTGMPTEGMYGGFVVRQTQVAMDAVPPDVRLLMGVPAYPDDHAARNPEAETTAAATRAIRIGLSEGGRRRDEFGTALYADFSATRGQWEAYLDGWVGPGGGEDG; encoded by the coding sequence GTGAAGTGGTTCCTGCAGCGCGTGCTCGCGGCCGTCGCCGCGGTCCTGGTCGTGGCGCTGGGGGCGGCACTGCTCGTGCGGCTGCAGTACACGGGGGAACCCGCCTCCTGGGCCGTGTCCAACCAGACCAACGCGCTGTGGATGGGCCACGCCTGGGTCGACGGCCGCTACGGCGAACGGGAGTTGGCCGAGCTGAAGCCGCGGATCACCGAGGGCGGGATCAGCGATGTGTACGTGCACGTGGGGCCGCTGGACTACGACGGGCGCCTGGACCCGGCCAAGCACCCCGAGCTGGAGGGCTTCCTGCGGATGTTCCGCCGCGAACTGCCCGACGTCCGGGTCTCGGCGTGGGTGGGCCAGCGCGTGGAGGAGGGCGAGCTGGACCTCGGCGACGAGGCGACGCGGACGCGCGTGATCGAGGCCGCGGCGGGGCTCGTCGATGCCGGGTTCGACGGAGTCCACTACAACTTCGAGCCGGTGCCCAACAACGACCCCGGCCTGTTGGCCCTGCTGGAGAGCACGCGCGAGGAGCTGGGCGAGGAGGTGCTGCTCTCCAGCGCGGTGCCCACGGTCGAGCCGCTGGGCGGGCTGGCGTTCACGCTGGGGCTGCTGGCGTCCAAGGACCCGTTCTGGTCCAGCGGGTACCTGGGGCGGGTCGCCGAGCACCTGGACCAGGTCGCGGTCATGTCCTATGACACCGGGATGCCCACGGAAGGCATGTACGGGGGGTTCGTCGTCCGCCAGACACAGGTGGCGATGGACGCCGTACCGCCGGACGTGCGACTGCTCATGGGCGTGCCCGCCTACCCCGACGACCACGCCGCCCGCAATCCCGAGGCGGAGACGACCGCCGCGGCGACACGGGCCATCCGCATCGGGCTGTCGGAGGGGGGACGGCGCCGCGACGAGTTCGGCACCGCCCTGTACGCCGACTTCTCGGCCACCCGCGGGCAGTGGGAGGCCTACCTGGACGGCTGGGTCGGCCCGGGCGGCGGCGAGGACGGCTGA
- the hflX gene encoding GTPase HflX has product MNTFVDSSPLGPAPHRGAEHAGSAAGARPHTTEGVAGFDRPEQGELELAERHALRRVEGLSTELTDVTEVENRSLRLERVVLMGVWTSGTQQDADNSLTELKQLAETAGAAVLEGVTQRRRKPDPATYIGRGKAEELREIVESTGADTVVCDGELAPGQLRQLEDIVKVKVIDRTALILDIFAQHARSREGKAQVELAQLSYLLPRLRGWGTTLSRQAGGRAGGGNGGVGLRGPGETKIETDRRRINAKMAKLRRQLSHMETSRDVKRDKRQVRRVPAVSIAGYTNAGKSSLLNRLTNAGVLVEDALFATLDPTVRQARTPDGRAFTLSDTVGFVRHLPHELVEAFRSTLEEVADADLVLHVVDASHPDPEQQLSSVREVFGEIGAGSVPEVVVLNKTDAADPLVIKQLRVKEPDAIEVSARTGAGVEELIDAVAGALPSPGSEVRVMLPYGRGDLLSRVHEEGRIVEEEHTCDGTRLHAFVPGLLAGKLDAYAAL; this is encoded by the coding sequence ATGAATACTTTCGTTGACAGCAGTCCGCTCGGCCCCGCCCCGCACCGGGGCGCGGAGCACGCGGGCTCGGCGGCCGGGGCCCGGCCGCACACCACTGAGGGCGTCGCCGGTTTCGACCGGCCCGAGCAGGGCGAGCTGGAACTCGCCGAGCGCCATGCGCTGCGCCGGGTCGAAGGGCTCTCCACCGAGCTGACCGATGTGACCGAGGTCGAGAACCGGTCGCTGCGCCTGGAGCGCGTCGTGCTGATGGGCGTGTGGACCAGCGGCACCCAGCAGGACGCGGACAACTCGCTCACCGAGTTGAAGCAGCTCGCCGAGACCGCCGGGGCGGCCGTTCTCGAAGGCGTCACCCAGCGGCGCCGCAAGCCCGATCCCGCCACCTACATCGGCCGCGGCAAGGCCGAGGAGCTGCGCGAGATCGTCGAGAGCACCGGCGCCGACACCGTGGTCTGCGACGGCGAACTCGCGCCCGGCCAGCTGCGCCAGCTGGAAGACATCGTCAAGGTCAAGGTCATCGACCGCACCGCGCTCATCCTGGACATTTTCGCCCAGCACGCGCGTAGCCGCGAAGGCAAGGCCCAGGTCGAACTCGCCCAGCTCAGCTACCTCCTGCCGCGCCTGCGCGGCTGGGGCACCACGCTCTCCCGCCAGGCCGGCGGCCGTGCCGGAGGCGGCAACGGCGGTGTGGGTCTGCGCGGCCCCGGCGAGACCAAGATCGAGACCGACCGGCGGCGCATCAACGCCAAAATGGCCAAGCTCCGGCGCCAGCTCAGCCACATGGAGACCTCCCGCGACGTCAAGCGCGACAAGCGCCAGGTACGCCGAGTGCCGGCCGTGTCCATCGCGGGATACACCAACGCCGGCAAGTCCAGCCTGCTCAACCGGCTCACCAACGCCGGCGTACTGGTCGAGGACGCCCTGTTCGCCACCCTCGACCCCACCGTGCGGCAGGCGCGCACGCCCGACGGCCGGGCGTTCACGCTCAGCGACACGGTCGGATTCGTCCGCCACCTGCCCCACGAGCTGGTCGAGGCGTTCCGGTCCACCCTGGAGGAGGTCGCCGACGCCGACCTGGTGCTGCACGTCGTCGACGCCTCGCACCCCGACCCCGAGCAGCAGCTGTCCTCCGTGCGCGAGGTCTTCGGCGAGATCGGCGCCGGCAGCGTGCCCGAAGTCGTGGTGCTGAACAAGACCGACGCGGCGGACCCGCTCGTAATCAAGCAGCTGCGGGTCAAGGAGCCCGACGCCATCGAGGTCTCCGCGCGCACCGGCGCGGGCGTCGAAGAACTGATCGACGCCGTGGCCGGGGCGCTGCCCAGCCCGGGCAGCGAAGTGCGGGTCATGCTGCCCTACGGCCGGGGCGACCTGCTGTCCCGCGTCCATGAGGAGGGCCGCATCGTCGAGGAGGAGCACACCTGCGACGGCACCCGGCTGCACGCATTCGTGCCCGGGCTGCTCGCGGGCAAGCTGGACGCCTACGCCGCTCTCTGA
- the rpsT gene encoding 30S ribosomal protein S20 has product MANIKSQKKRIRQNEERRQRNQSVRSSLKTAIRKFRVAAHSGDVEQAVVLQRAAARQLDKAASKGAIHKNQAANRKSAIAKRLDKLQNAS; this is encoded by the coding sequence ATGGCGAACATCAAGTCGCAGAAGAAGCGCATCCGGCAGAACGAGGAGCGCCGGCAGCGCAACCAGTCGGTGCGTTCCTCGTTGAAGACGGCGATCCGCAAGTTCCGCGTGGCCGCGCACAGCGGTGACGTCGAGCAGGCCGTCGTCCTGCAGCGCGCGGCTGCGCGCCAGCTCGACAAGGCGGCCAGCAAGGGCGCCATCCACAAGAACCAGGCGGCCAACCGCAAGAGCGCGATCGCCAAGCGGCTGGACAAGCTGCAGAACGCGAGCTGA
- a CDS encoding phosphotransferase family protein, with protein MDFTDLRLPLWDDPDQRGELHSWVEARLAERGERLLPDPPRVRVRPWSTTARFSSTAGPVWFKANAPGGEFEAALHGALYTWVPGRVLTPFGVDVQRGWSLLPDAGRVLRDQMASIDDFAVWEAMLGAYSEMQRTLAEHARDLVALDVPDLRPAALGRLLDGFLADPGLNAALGEGADLLMRHRSAFDADCKALDDSGVPPSLDHSDLHVGNAFVLDGRYRFADWGDAAVAHPFFSLLVPLRIAVRDLGADSRTEQRLRDAYLEPWTASYPASTLRAAVPRATASRN; from the coding sequence GTGGACTTCACCGACCTGCGACTACCCCTGTGGGACGATCCCGACCAGCGCGGCGAACTGCACTCCTGGGTCGAGGCGCGCCTGGCCGAGCGCGGCGAGCGGCTGCTGCCCGACCCGCCGCGGGTGAGAGTGCGCCCCTGGTCGACGACGGCGCGGTTCTCCTCCACAGCGGGGCCGGTCTGGTTCAAGGCGAACGCGCCCGGCGGCGAGTTCGAGGCGGCGCTGCACGGCGCGTTGTACACCTGGGTGCCGGGACGGGTCCTCACCCCCTTCGGGGTCGACGTCCAGCGCGGCTGGTCGCTGCTACCCGACGCGGGCCGTGTGCTGCGCGATCAGATGGCCTCGATCGACGATTTCGCGGTGTGGGAGGCCATGCTCGGCGCCTACAGCGAGATGCAGCGCACCCTCGCCGAGCATGCCCGCGACCTGGTCGCGCTCGATGTCCCCGACCTGCGTCCGGCCGCGCTGGGACGGCTGCTCGACGGGTTCCTCGCCGACCCCGGATTGAACGCGGCGCTGGGCGAGGGCGCCGACCTGCTGATGCGCCATCGCTCCGCCTTCGACGCCGACTGCAAGGCACTCGACGACTCGGGCGTGCCGCCGTCGCTGGACCACTCCGACCTGCACGTGGGCAACGCCTTCGTGCTCGACGGCAGGTACCGCTTCGCCGACTGGGGCGACGCGGCGGTGGCCCACCCCTTCTTCAGCCTCCTGGTACCGCTGCGCATCGCCGTACGCGACCTCGGCGCCGATTCCCGCACCGAGCAGCGCCTGCGCGACGCCTACCTGGAACCCTGGACGGCTTCCTACCCGGCCTCCACCCTGCGCGCGGCGGTCCCCCGAGCCACCGCCTCGCGAAACTGA
- a CDS encoding GNAT family N-acetyltransferase encodes MPPSEVAAPETVRGLQERAARALPAREAVDVAGWVLRDAPGCAWWVGTAQPHGDTDGPGELARRLAEAEKFYAARGTAAGFQISPGACPQALDGVLAQRGYRRHGSLSLQAAPTDRVVSAGSAAPLRVHVDDRPSRAWFDTWLAVQGPTADQRAERELLDRVPGPSAYACAVLGDDVVAVGRAVADTGWAGVFGMSALPRARGLGAGRAVLAALADWARTQAAERMYLQVLRDNTPALRLYERSGFSEVCHYHYRRAD; translated from the coding sequence ATGCCGCCGTCTGAGGTCGCCGCCCCGGAGACGGTGCGTGGGCTGCAGGAGCGAGCGGCACGGGCGCTTCCGGCGCGCGAGGCCGTCGACGTCGCGGGATGGGTGCTGCGCGACGCGCCGGGCTGCGCCTGGTGGGTGGGCACCGCGCAACCGCACGGCGACACGGATGGCCCGGGCGAGTTGGCACGCCGGCTCGCGGAGGCGGAGAAGTTCTACGCCGCCCGCGGCACGGCCGCCGGTTTCCAGATCAGCCCCGGCGCCTGCCCGCAAGCGCTGGACGGCGTGCTGGCGCAGCGCGGCTACCGTCGCCACGGTTCGCTTTCGCTGCAGGCGGCGCCTACCGACCGAGTCGTGTCCGCCGGATCCGCGGCGCCGCTGCGCGTACACGTCGACGATCGCCCGAGCCGCGCCTGGTTCGACACCTGGCTGGCCGTCCAGGGGCCGACCGCGGACCAGCGCGCAGAGCGGGAACTACTCGACCGCGTTCCGGGCCCCTCGGCCTACGCCTGCGCGGTGCTCGGTGACGACGTCGTAGCGGTGGGCCGCGCGGTTGCAGATACCGGCTGGGCGGGGGTGTTCGGTATGTCCGCACTCCCCCGGGCGCGCGGCCTGGGCGCGGGCCGCGCAGTGCTCGCCGCACTCGCCGACTGGGCCAGGACGCAGGCGGCCGAGCGCATGTACCTCCAAGTCCTGCGCGACAACACCCCGGCCCTTCGCCTCTACGAGCGGTCCGGGTTCAGCGAAGTCTGCCATTACCACTACCGCCGAGCGGACTGA
- the aceB gene encoding malate synthase A, with protein sequence MAATTGVEITGPMHERYDQILTDDALALVAELHRRFEGRRQELLAARARRQEQISAGADLDFPPETRHIREDPSWQVAPPAPGITDRRMEITGPTDRKMTVNALNSGAKVWLADFEDANTPLWENMIGGQLNLRDALDRTIDFTTPEGKSYALKDDAELASIIVRPRGWHLDEKHILVDGRRAAGGIVDFALYLFHCAQRQLDKGKGPYFYLPKLESHLEARLWNDIFTAAQEHLGIPRGTIRATVLIETIPAAFEMEEILYELREHSSGLNAGRWDYLFSIIKVHRTRGRAFLLPERNAVTMTAPFMRAYTELLVRTCHKRGAHAIGGMAAFIPSRRDPEVNERALAKVRDDKARESGDGFDGSWVAHPDLVPVAKEVFDGVLGDAPNQLGRLREDVSVKAQDLLAVDSAEGGITEAGLRGNINVALQYLSAWLGGNGAVAVHNLMEDAATAEISRSQIWQWLHNDVTLDDGPKVTRDLVRRLIDEESQAIREQHGEAFDPDLFARAMELFTEVSLADDYVEFLTLPAYERMP encoded by the coding sequence ATGGCCGCCACCACCGGGGTCGAGATCACCGGCCCCATGCACGAACGCTACGACCAGATCCTCACCGACGACGCGCTGGCGCTGGTCGCCGAGCTGCACCGGCGGTTCGAGGGGCGCCGCCAGGAACTGCTGGCCGCCCGCGCCCGCCGCCAGGAGCAGATCTCCGCGGGCGCCGATCTGGACTTCCCGCCGGAGACCCGCCACATCCGCGAGGACCCCTCGTGGCAGGTCGCCCCGCCCGCGCCCGGCATCACCGACCGCCGCATGGAGATCACCGGCCCCACCGACCGCAAGATGACGGTCAATGCGCTCAACTCCGGCGCGAAGGTTTGGCTGGCCGACTTCGAGGACGCCAACACCCCGCTGTGGGAGAACATGATCGGCGGCCAGCTCAACCTGCGCGACGCGCTGGACCGCACGATCGACTTCACCACCCCCGAAGGCAAGTCCTACGCCCTCAAGGACGACGCCGAACTCGCCTCGATCATCGTGCGCCCCCGCGGCTGGCACCTCGACGAGAAGCACATCCTCGTCGACGGCCGGCGCGCCGCCGGCGGCATCGTCGACTTCGCGCTCTACCTCTTCCACTGCGCACAGCGCCAGCTCGACAAGGGCAAGGGCCCCTACTTCTACCTGCCCAAGCTGGAGAGCCACCTCGAAGCGCGACTGTGGAACGACATCTTCACCGCCGCCCAGGAGCACCTGGGCATCCCCCGCGGCACCATCCGCGCCACCGTGCTGATCGAGACGATCCCCGCCGCCTTCGAGATGGAGGAGATCCTCTACGAGCTGCGCGAACACTCCTCCGGGCTCAACGCCGGGCGCTGGGACTACCTCTTCAGCATCATCAAGGTCCACCGCACCCGCGGCCGCGCCTTCCTGCTGCCCGAGCGCAACGCCGTCACCATGACCGCGCCGTTCATGCGCGCCTACACCGAACTCCTGGTGCGCACCTGCCACAAGCGCGGCGCCCACGCCATCGGCGGCATGGCCGCGTTCATCCCCAGCCGCCGCGACCCCGAGGTCAACGAGCGCGCCCTGGCCAAGGTCCGCGACGACAAGGCCCGCGAGTCCGGCGACGGCTTCGACGGCTCCTGGGTGGCCCACCCCGACCTGGTTCCGGTGGCCAAAGAGGTCTTCGACGGCGTGCTCGGCGACGCGCCCAACCAGCTCGGACGCCTGCGCGAAGACGTGTCGGTCAAGGCCCAGGACCTGCTCGCCGTCGACTCCGCCGAAGGCGGCATCACCGAGGCCGGCCTGCGCGGCAACATCAACGTCGCCCTGCAGTACCTGTCGGCGTGGCTGGGCGGCAACGGGGCGGTGGCCGTGCACAACCTGATGGAAGACGCCGCCACCGCCGAGATCTCCCGCTCCCAGATCTGGCAGTGGCTGCACAACGACGTCACCCTCGACGACGGCCCGAAGGTCACCCGCGACCTGGTCCGCCGCCTCATCGAC
- the holA gene encoding DNA polymerase III subunit delta: MASTSAPPLSVVVGDEELLVDRAVAGIVAAARADDPGVDVHDLMPSEVTAGRLAEVTSPSLFGERRVVVLRSAQDLTKDPAAAVTSLLQDLADDVVLVLVHAGGAKGKTLLEAAVKAGAHRVDCAKPTKANERLQFIKGEFSRGGRQVTGDAAQALLDAVGNDLRELAAACTQLMSDTEGRVDAAAVARYHSGKAEASGFTVADRAVEGRLPEALEQLRWCLAVGTAPVLINSALAGAVRGLAVVAQPQRGAADADLAKRAKIPPWKLKTLRQQARGWSPQGVARAMAVVAETDALIKGAGRDPAYALERAVIEIASARGRN; encoded by the coding sequence ATGGCCTCCACGTCCGCGCCTCCGCTGTCCGTCGTCGTCGGCGACGAGGAACTGCTCGTCGACCGCGCCGTCGCCGGGATCGTCGCCGCGGCACGGGCCGACGATCCCGGTGTCGACGTGCACGACCTGATGCCCTCCGAGGTCACCGCAGGCCGACTGGCCGAGGTCACCTCGCCGTCGCTGTTCGGGGAACGGCGCGTGGTGGTGCTGCGATCGGCGCAGGACCTGACGAAGGACCCGGCCGCCGCGGTGACCTCCCTGCTGCAGGATCTCGCCGACGACGTCGTCCTGGTGCTGGTCCACGCCGGCGGCGCCAAGGGCAAGACCCTGCTGGAGGCGGCGGTCAAGGCCGGTGCCCACCGGGTCGACTGCGCGAAGCCCACCAAGGCGAACGAGCGCCTCCAGTTCATCAAGGGCGAGTTCTCCCGGGGCGGCCGCCAGGTCACCGGCGACGCCGCCCAGGCGCTCCTCGACGCGGTCGGGAACGACCTGCGCGAACTCGCCGCCGCATGCACCCAGCTGATGTCCGATACCGAGGGCCGCGTCGACGCGGCCGCGGTGGCCCGCTACCACAGCGGAAAGGCCGAAGCCTCGGGGTTCACGGTCGCCGACCGCGCCGTGGAGGGCCGCCTGCCCGAAGCGCTGGAGCAGCTGCGCTGGTGCCTTGCGGTGGGCACCGCACCGGTGCTGATCAACAGCGCGCTGGCGGGGGCGGTGCGCGGTCTGGCGGTGGTCGCCCAGCCGCAGCGCGGCGCGGCCGACGCCGATCTGGCCAAGCGCGCCAAGATCCCGCCGTGGAAGCTCAAGACACTGCGGCAGCAGGCGCGCGGCTGGTCGCCGCAGGGCGTCGCGCGCGCGATGGCGGTGGTGGCCGAGACCGACGCCCTGATCAAGGGCGCGGGCCGCGACCCCGCCTATGCGCTCGAACGTGCCGTCATCGAGATCGCGAGCGCCCGCGGCCGGAACTGA
- the lepA gene encoding translation elongation factor 4, translating into MPQPNRTDPALIRNFCIIAHIDHGKSTLADRMLQLSGIVEDRQMRAQYLDRMDIERERGITIKSQAVRLPFTALDDTTYVLNLIDTPGHVDFTYEVSRSLAACEGAILLVDAAQGIEAQTLANLYLALEHDLQIIPVLNKIDLPAAMPDKYAAELAGIIGCEPTDVLRVSAKTGMGVEELLNEIVRQVPPPVGEADSPPRAMIFDSIYDTYRGVVTYVRVVDGHLGTRQRIEMMSTGATHEMLEVGVISPEPRKVDGLGVGEVGYIITGVKDVRQSRVGDTITAASGGASEMLPGYQDPKPMVFSGLYPLDGSDYPVLRDALEKLQLNDAALTFEPETSAALGFGFRCGFLGLLHLEITRARLEREFNLELISTAPNVVYRVVMEDHTEHWVTNPSEFPEGKIAEVHEPIVKGTLLAPSEFVGPIMELCQARRGSLDGMDYLSEDRVEMRYTLPLAEIVFDFFDQLKSRTKGFASLDYEPSGDQVADLVKVDILLQGEMVDAFSAVVHRDKAYAYGVEMTKKLRELIPRQQFEVPVQAAVGSRVIARENIRAIRKDVLSKCYGGDISRKRKLLEKQKEGKRKMKMVGRVEVPQEAFISALSTEDSAASEKDAKKR; encoded by the coding sequence GTGCCACAGCCGAACCGGACCGATCCCGCGCTGATCCGCAACTTCTGCATCATCGCGCACATCGACCATGGCAAGTCGACGCTGGCCGACCGCATGCTTCAGCTGAGCGGCATCGTCGAGGACCGCCAGATGCGCGCGCAGTATCTCGACCGCATGGACATCGAGCGCGAACGCGGTATCACCATCAAGTCCCAGGCGGTGCGGTTGCCCTTCACCGCGCTGGACGACACGACCTACGTCCTCAACCTGATCGACACGCCCGGCCACGTCGACTTCACCTACGAGGTGTCGCGTTCGCTGGCCGCCTGCGAGGGCGCGATCCTGCTGGTCGACGCCGCACAGGGCATCGAGGCCCAGACGCTGGCCAACCTGTACCTGGCGCTGGAGCACGACCTCCAGATCATCCCGGTGCTGAACAAGATCGACCTGCCGGCTGCGATGCCCGACAAGTACGCCGCGGAACTGGCCGGGATCATCGGTTGCGAGCCCACCGACGTGCTGCGGGTCAGCGCCAAGACCGGCATGGGTGTCGAGGAGCTGCTCAACGAGATCGTGCGGCAGGTGCCGCCGCCGGTGGGCGAGGCCGACTCGCCGCCGCGCGCGATGATCTTCGACTCGATCTACGACACCTACCGCGGCGTGGTCACCTACGTCCGGGTGGTCGACGGCCACCTGGGCACCCGCCAGCGCATCGAGATGATGTCCACCGGCGCCACCCACGAGATGCTGGAGGTCGGCGTCATCTCGCCGGAGCCCCGCAAGGTCGACGGCCTGGGCGTGGGCGAGGTCGGCTACATCATCACCGGGGTGAAGGACGTCCGCCAGTCCCGGGTCGGTGACACGATCACCGCGGCCAGCGGCGGCGCGTCGGAGATGCTGCCGGGCTACCAGGACCCCAAGCCCATGGTGTTCTCCGGGCTGTACCCCCTCGACGGCAGCGACTACCCCGTGCTGCGCGACGCGCTGGAGAAGCTGCAGCTGAACGACGCCGCCCTGACGTTCGAGCCCGAGACCTCGGCCGCGCTGGGCTTCGGCTTCCGCTGCGGGTTCCTGGGTCTGCTGCACCTGGAGATCACCCGTGCCCGGTTGGAGCGGGAGTTCAACCTGGAGCTGATCTCCACCGCGCCCAACGTGGTCTACCGCGTGGTCATGGAGGACCACACCGAGCACTGGGTCACCAATCCCAGCGAATTCCCCGAGGGCAAGATCGCCGAGGTGCACGAGCCCATCGTCAAGGGCACCCTGCTGGCGCCCTCGGAGTTCGTGGGCCCGATCATGGAGCTGTGCCAGGCCCGCCGCGGCTCGCTCGACGGGATGGACTACCTGTCCGAGGACCGCGTCGAGATGCGCTATACCCTCCCGCTGGCCGAGATCGTGTTCGATTTCTTCGACCAGCTCAAGTCGCGCACGAAGGGGTTCGCGTCGCTGGACTACGAGCCCTCCGGGGACCAGGTCGCCGACCTGGTGAAGGTCGACATTCTCCTGCAGGGCGAGATGGTCGACGCGTTCTCGGCGGTCGTGCACCGCGACAAGGCCTACGCTTACGGCGTGGAGATGACCAAGAAGCTGCGCGAGCTCATCCCCCGCCAGCAGTTCGAGGTGCCGGTGCAGGCCGCGGTCGGCTCCCGGGTGATCGCGCGCGAGAACATCCGCGCCATCCGCAAGGACGTGCTCTCCAAGTGCTACGGCGGCGACATCAGCCGCAAGCGCAAGCTGCTGGAGAAGCAGAAGGAGGGCAAGCGCAAGATGAAGATGGTCGGCCGGGTGGAGGTCCCGCAGGAGGCGTTCATCTCCGCCCTGTCCACCGAGGACTCCGCAGCCTCCGAGAAGGACGCCAAGAAGCGCTGA